The window TGGCGGTTCCGGTGAAGACGTCCTGCCCGACGCCGGTGACGATCTGCTGGAGGTATTCCTCGGCCGCGACATTATCCAGCGCCGCGTGCGGCTGACTGACGCGTTCGATCATGCGCTGCAGATTGGCCCCGTCGACGGCGCCCTGTCCGATCGCCAAGGCCAGCGATCGCGGATCGTTCATCAACTCCTGGCGCACGGCGATATCCGCGGCGCCGGTCCCGTTGAAGAAGGTGTTGATCCCCGCCGCCGCCAACAATCCCGAGGTGTCGCTGTCGGCCAGCGCCGCGATCGTAAAACTGTCGCCGTTGTTAAGCGTCCCGGGACCCATCGACAGGAAGACGCCCTGTCCGATCTCGATCCGGTCCAGCGAGGCGTAGCCGGTCCCGACATTGAGGGTTTTGACGACCGCCCCGGCAGCATTGGTAACGACCACGCGGAGCCCATCGGTGGCGCCGACCTGGCCCGAGCCGCTGACCGTGCATGTGTAGACCTCGTTCGACGAACCGCTGTACAGCCCGCTGACAGCCGCTTCGGCCGTGCCGGTAATGGCGCTGCTGTCGGGCCGGACGGACAGAGCCGGCAGGAAGTCGAAGGTGTACCCATCGGCAGCGGTAATGTTCATCGCGCCGTTGAACCGCGAGGCGGTGATGTTGTCCAGCGCGTCGAGCCTGGCGACGATGCCGGCCATCGAGTCATGCTGCGGGTCGACGCTGATTTCATGGCGCGTGACCTGGCCGGTGGCTTCATTGGTCACGCGGATGAAGAAACTGCCGGGCGACACGTTGTTCAGCGCGGCGGCGATAGGACCGTCATCCACGCTCTGGCCGGTTACCTGGGTAAACCCGCCGGTGGTCCCCACGCCCTGGGAGTGCAGTTGGTTGATGTCGCTGATCAGTTGGCCGGCCAGGCTGTCCAGGCGAGCCTGGAGGGCGGGAATGTAGTCGTTGGCCAGCGTCAACAGGGCGCCGATCCTGCCGCCATCGACGTCGGTTTGAAGATTGCCCGCGCCCTTGATCGTCACGCCGATGGTGTTTCCCACGCCGATCCCGGATTCGATCTCCACCGCATGACTGCCCAGCACCAGCGGCGTTCCCATCGCCAGAACGTTCTGGACAGTTCCGCCGGGCTGGATCTGCGCCTCGACGCCGATCAGTTCCGCCAGTTCGGCGACGGCCTGATCGCGATTATCCTGTATCAGGTTGCCTCCGCCGCCGGCGAAGAGGACCTGGCCGATCTGCCCGTTGGCGATGGCGATCTGCTGCGTGAGGGAGTTGACCTGTTCGCTCAACACCGAGACCTGCGAGAAAAGCTGCCGGCGCAGGTCCGACAGGAATCCCGAAAGATTGCGGAACTGCGAGGCCATGCCATCGGCCGACCAGATCACCTGCTGGCGCAGCGCCGGGCTGTTGGGATCGGTGGACAGTTCGCTCAGGGCGCTGGTGAACTGGTCCATCGCCGAACCGAGGGAGTTGGAGTCCAGCCCGCCCAGGGCGCTTTCGATGGTCTGCAGAATGCTGGTCCGCTGGTCGGCTTGGCCCAGGCGGGTCGTCTGCTGAAGGATCTGTCGCTGCAGCAGCTCATCGACGCAGCGTTTGACCGCCACGACCTCCGCGCCGCCGAGGGATATCTTTCCCTGACGGCTCAGTTCGAGCGATGCGATCTGGAGTTCCTGGCGGTTGTAGCCCGGAGTGGTGGCGTTGGTGATATTGGTGCCGACCAGGTCCAGCGATTGCTGGGCGACGCGAAGCCCCGTCAGTCCTATGAGGTAGCTGGACACTATCGCTCCGTATTAAGCAGCCCGCCGTCGCGTTGCCCGTGAGGGCGCCCGCCGGCGTCGTAAGTCTCCACGGCTGAACCGCGCCCCAACAGCGTATCGAGCAGCAGGCGATTGATCCGGGAGCATTCGGCCAGCAGGATGGCCGTTTCCAGGTGCCGGCGGCGGAGGCGCCGCAATCGCTGGAAGATCTCGCCGCAGAGTCGCTCGATGCCGCCGGCGGAGTCGCCGTCGAGGGCGCGGGCCAGTTGCCTCAGTCTCAAGGGCGGGCGCCCGGGCGATATGGCGTCGCTCAGCTCGGCGCGGCGGCGGGCGATATCCATGTCCAGGCGAGACTGTTCGATATCGGTATGGGCGATGGTCGCCATCAGCGCTTCCAGCGCCGCGTCGTCCGAAACCATCACCGCCTCGCGCAGGCGCTCCATCTGCTGTTCCTTCTGATCGAGCAGATCGGCTTCGCGTTGCAGCGCCTCGACCAGCGACTCGGACAGTTCCGTCACGGACCCCTGCGAGAGAATCATGGCCGCACCTCCGCCGCCGCCGCCTGCGAGGGAGCGATCTGGCGTGCGATGCTCTTCCACAACCCCAGGCCGCCCTTGCTGGAAAGGTCTTGCGCCAGGTGGTAGTAGAACATGTCCATCACCTGCTTTCCGCCGGTTTCTTCCAGCATCCCGCCGTCCTCGACGGTATTGCCCATTTCCTGAACGAGTTGGGTCAGCAGGATGGACTCGAAGCTCTTGGCCGCCTCGACGACGGCCTTGTCGTGCTGCCTGGCACCCGCGGCGGCGATCTGCGGCATCGCCTGCGGCGGGAGGACGCTGATTGGTATCGAAGGCATGTCCATCAGATCACCTTCAGTTCCGCCTGGAGGGCGCCGGCCTGGCGGAGCGCCTCAAAAATACTGATCAGGTCGCGCGGCGTCATGCCCAGGGCGTTGAGCGCGCGGGCCAGTTCCGAAACGCTGACTTTGCGCCGCAGGACGTTGAGCGTGCCCTTCTCCTCCACCACGTCGATCTGCGTGCGCTTGACCTTCTCGGTGTTGCCGGTCTTGGCGAAGGGCGAGGGCTGCGAGACCATCTCCTTTTCCTGCGTCACGATCGCCAGGTTTCCGTGGGCGATGGCCACAGCCGAGATCGACACGTTCTCCCCCACCACGATCGTGCCGTTGCGCGAGTCGATCACCACCACCGCCGGCGTGTCGACCGTCACGCTCAGGGCCTCAATCGCGGTGACCATCTCAGTCACGGTCTCGGGCTTGGCATCCTTGGGCAGCGAGACGCGGACGGCCGCGGCGTCGATGGCGGCGGCCGCTTGCGGATACTTCTCGTTGATCGCCGTGGCGATGGCCTGGGCAGTGGCGAAGTCTGGGTTCCGGAGCTGCAGCGTCATGAAGCCTTCGCGGACGAAGACGGCCACTTCGTCGCGCTCGATGGTGCCGCCGTTGGGGATGCGTCCCACCGTCGGATGGTTTTTTGAAACCGAGGCCGCCGCGCCCGAGGCGCCGAACCCGCCCACCGACAACTGCCCCGAGGCCACCGCGTACGGCTGACCGTCGGCCGCGACCAGCTCGGTCATCAGCAGCGTTCCGCCCTGAAGGCTGCCGCAGTTGCCGATGGCCGAGACGGTCACATCAATCTTGCCGCCGCTGCGGGCGAAGGGGGGCAGGTCGGCCGTCACCAGAACGCTGGCGATGTTCTTGCTGGCCACGTCGTCCGGCGAGAGGACCAGCCCCGTGCGGCGCAGGACGTTGGCCAGCGCCCGCTTGCTGGCGATCGAGTTGTCGCCGGTGCCGTTGAGCCCGATGACCAGGCCATAGCCCCACACGGGGTTTCCGCGGACGCCCTTGATGTCGACGATGTCTTTGATGCGCTCGGCGCGGGCCGTCCCGGCGGCGATCAGGACTGCCGCCATGCCCGCCGCCGCCCACCATGTACTGTTGCGTGTCATATCGTTCACCGCTGCCGCTTACGAAGGACTGATTACGTTGAGGATCGCGTCGAGCCATCCCGGTCGCACGAACGTGTCGCTCTGGCCGCGGTCGTAGGTGACGAACTGGAACTCGGCGATCTTTGCGCTGGAGATCGTGTTGGCGTAGGTAATGTCGCTGAGCCTGACGATCCCGCTGATCTGGACGTACTGGACGTTGCCGCCGACCTGGCGCTTGCGCGTGCCCATGATCACCAGGTTGCCGTTGGGGTGAACGTCGTAGACCGTGACGGTGATCGAATCGGCGATCGAGCGGTTGCTGCCGTAGTCGCTCTTGCCGTCGAACTTGTTGCCCGAGGAAGCACTGAGATCGACCGTCGGCGCCACGTACGTTTTGTCCTCGATATCCTTGAGGCCGAAGATCTTCTCCGCCCACGCTCCGAGCATGTTGCCCAGCTTCACCGTGCCGCTCATCTTGGCGGCGCGCGACGTCGTCTTCTCCATGGTGTTGTTGGTCGTGTTGCTGACCTCGCTGATCTCGGCGATCTGCACCGTCAGCGAATCGCCGACCTTGCGGGCCGTGTCGTCGGTGGTGACCGTCGAGACGCCCCGGCGGGTCGCGCGGGCGTAAATCGAATCGGCGCCGCACGGGCACGCCGCCCCCAGCAACGCCGCGACCATCAGCAATGCCACGCGGATCTTCATCGTCTCACCTCGCTCGTTTGCGGCTGCACTGACGCGTCGGCCAGCACGATGCCCGACACGATGCGCTTGGAATCGACGTTGCGAACCTTGATATATTGCCCTTCGTACCCGTCCTCGAGGGCCTGGCCCATCGCCGAGACGGTGAAGCCCTCGCCCACGATCCGCATCGTCACGGCCTGGTTGCGGCGCACGAGCACCTCGGGCTTGGCCTGGCGAACCAGCGAGGACCGAATCGCCGTGCCTTTGGCGATCGGCTGCGACGCCAGGGCCGTCGCCGGCGGGACATACGCCTCGACCGCGGCGGAGACCTCCTGTTCCTCAATGCGAAGGTTCTCCTGCGTCAGCGCCTCGCCGGCGGCGATATCCCGCACCGCCACCCAGCGGCGCACGGTAAAGATGCGTTTGAAGACGACCTCGATCTCCGCCAGGTCGCCCTGGGGGCCCGAGACCGCCACGCGCAGGTGGGCCAGACCGGCGGCGTAGGAATCGAGACGGGCCTGGTACTTCAGCGACTCGCTGCTGGGCAGCGTCAGGTCTTGAGGCCGCGTGCTGACCCGCCACGTCCACGTTCCCAGTTCGGGCAGTTGCGCCAGAAACGCCCGGGCCTGTTCGACCAGCGTGTCGGCCTTGATCACCTGCTCTTTTCGGCGGACGCTGACGCGGTCGGCGCCGGTGACAGTGACCTGCCCGGTCTGGAGATTGCTGCAGGCCACGCGCGAGCGGACGAGTGCCTGCTCGATCGTCAGAACTTCCTGGGCCAGCGGCGAGCGCCCCAGGGGCAGGGCGCGCAGGGCCTCGCGCAGCGTCGCGTTGTCGCATGAGACAACGCCCACGTCGCCCAGCGTCAGTTGGCGGCAGGCGACGCTGATCTCGCGCGGAAGATGTATGCGCACGTCGCGGGAAGGCTCTCCCGCCGCCAGCGCCACCAGGCATAGTGCCATGAAGTTCATGAGTGTCGTCCTAGCTGATCAGACCGTTGGCCGTACGGAGCATGTCGTCGCCGGCCTTGATGGCGCGGGAGTTGATCTCGTAAGCCCGCTGGGCCGTGATCAGGCTGACCAGTTCGGTCACCATCTGCACGTTGGAGCGTTCGAGGAATCCCTGCTGGATCGCCCCGACGCCGTCGCTGCCGGCAGTGCCCACGATCGCGCTGCCGCTGGCGGGCGTTTCGGACAGCAGGTTGCCCCCCTCATTGCTCAGCCCGGAGGGGTTGGCAAAACGCACCACCGAGATCGTCCCGACCACCGTGGCGGTGTTGCTCGAGCCGGTGAAGACCGATACCGTCCCGTCGCGCCCCACGCTGACCGAACGGGCGTTGTTGGGGATCGTGATGGCCGGCTCGAGGGTGTACCCGTTGGCGGTGACCAGTTGGCCGTCGGCGTTGGTTCGCAGAGCCCCGTCACGCGTGAAGCGCGTCTGCCCGCCGGCGGAGACCTGGAAGAACCCGTCGCCCTCGATGGCCAAGTCGAGGTTGCGCCCGGTGTTTTCCATCTCGCCCTGGGTGTAGACCTTGAGGCTGCTGTTGGGCCGCACGCCGCTGCCGATGTCCAGGCCGGTCGGGGCGGTCACGCCGCTGGCGGTCTCGCGCCCGGCCTCGGACAGACGAAGGTACATCAGGTCCTGGAAGTCCATCTGGCTTCGCTTGAACCCGACGGTGTTGATGTTGGCCAGGTTGTTGGCGATGGTGTCGACGATCATCTGCTGGGCGGACATGCCCGTGGCGGAGGTGGAGAACGCTCTTAACATCTCGAATTTCCTTTCTACAGAACGACGCGCGTCAGGCTGTCGAGGCGGTCGTCGACGGCCTTGATGGTCTTGACGTTGGCTTCGTACAGTCGGGCGATGCTGATGAGCCCGACCATTTCCTCGACGGGGTTCACGTTGGAGGCTTCCTGGAAGCCCTGCTGCACTTTGGGATCCTTCGCCGGCGCGACCTCGGCGTCTTTGGGCAGGGCGAAACACCCCCCGCCGACGGGTTTGAGCTGCGCCAGTTTGGCGATCTCGACGATCTTGAGCTGCCCGACGCTCTGCCCGCCGGCGCTGACAGCCCCGTCGGGCGAAACGGCCACGTCGCTGGCGGCGGCGTTGGGCGGCAGCGTAATGGGCCCGTTTCGCCCCGCCACGATGCGCCCCTGCGTATCGACCAGGTGGCGGGTGCTGTCGAGCGTGAAGGTGCCGTTGCGCGTGTAGAGCTCGCCGCCGGACGTCTCGATCACGAAGAAGCCCGAGCCGCCGATGCCCAGATCCGTCGGGCGCCCGGTGTAGGTCATCGCGCCGGGGCTGAAGTCCACCGCCACCTTCCCGACGACCTGGGCGGCCTGGCCCTCCATGCGCCCGGCCAGCACTTCCATGAACACGGGCTGGCCGCGCTTGAAGCCCACGGTGCCGGCGTTGGCCAGGTTGTGGGCGATGGTGCGGTAGCTCTCGGAGAGCCCGTCCAGGCATGAAGAGGTGGTGCCCACGGCGTCAGCCATTGGAATGCTCCTCCGTGATGGCTACGCCGGTCATCTCGTGCATCGCCAGGTTGGTCTGGCGAACCAGTTCGGACACTTCCTGCGGATTCAGGTCGGTCATCTCGACGATGATCTGAAACTTGCCGTTGTGCAGGTCGGTCACGCGGCGGACGATGCCCGGGGCCTGCATCCCGTATTCCTTGCGAAGCTGCATTGCCACGACCACGCGCTGACCCATCAAGGGATGAAGGGGGGATTCCATCACCACCCCCGGACCGGCGATCTCCGTCAGTTCGGCGTCGACCATCCGCATCTCGCCGGCGGCGGCGCCGTGGAACGACAGCGACCCTACTTTCGCCGGGCGCCGAAGCGGCACACGCATGAACCGACGGCGGTTGACGTAACGCACCTGGCTGGTGTGTCCCAGCACCAGTTTGCCGTCGCGCACGGCCGTGATCGGAGCGGTAAACTCCCACGCCGCCATGCCCTGGCAATACTGCAGCACGAGCGTTTCGCCGGGGCGGGCGGTCATCTGCGGATCGGGGCGGACAGCCATTTCCATCGGGTCGTTGATTTCGACGATGGCTTCGGCGCCCTCGACCTGTCCGCGATGGATGACGGACAGCCGGCTGCCGGCGGGGATGGCACGGCTGGAGGGAATCTTGCTGTTCTCGCTGCGGGGAGTGTTGTCGAAGCAGAGCTTGGTGCGCAGGGCCTGGATGATGTCGGCCAGTTGGCCGCGGGCCTGGTCGTTCATGCCCTGGCAGCGGGGCAGGAGCATCATGCTGGCGACGGCGTGATCGAACGCCTGGCTCATGGTGAAGACGGCTTCGGGATGGCGCAGGCCCGACAGTTGGGCCAGGGTCTCGATAAGCTGCTGCTCGGGCTCGCTCAGCCCGCTGCGGCGCGCGTTTTCGCGGATCCTGCGCCGGGTGTTCCACGCGCTGATATAGCCGCGGTAACCCAGCAGCGCCACCACGCACAACACCAGGCCCGTCAGGACGCAGAACGCCACCCACCAGGGGTCCACGCGGTGGTTGGCCGCGTACTCGTTCACGCCGGCCCAGCGTTCGTCGGGCGTCAGGCTCGTTGCGGCCGACAGCAGCGCGTGATGAATTGTGGCAGCCAGTGTGATCATCGTGTTCATTACCGCGTGAGGTTGGTCAGTTCCTGCAGCATTTCGTTGGCGGCCTTGATGGTCCGGGCGTTGGCCTGGAACCCGTTCTGGGCCTGGATCAGGTTGACGAACTCGGTCGCCACGTCGACGTTGGACTGTTCCATCGATCCGCCGCGGACTGCCCCCGCGCTGCCGGACATGGCCTTGGTCGCCACCGGTTCGCCGGAGTTGGCCGAGACCTCAAAGTAGTTGTTGCCCACCGACGCCAGACCCGCGGGGTTCTGGAACGTGGCGATCCTCAGAGCCGCAAGGTCGCGCCGGGCCCCGTTGGTGAACACGCCCACCAACACGCCCTCTCGCGTCACCGAAATGTTGCTCAACCAGCCGGCCGCATAACCGTCCTGCCCGCTGGGAGCAACCGTGCTGCTGCCGCCGAACTGGCTGAGCCCGTCGAACTCGCCGATGGTCCCCAGGTTGATGTCCAGCGTGCGAACGTTGCTGGGGTCGTTGGCGAAGGTGATCTTGAAGCTCGACGAATCCGCCGCGCTGACGCCGCCGAAGCTGCCGTCGGAAAGGAAGTTGATCCCGTTGATCCGACGATCCTGAAGGCTCACGTCGCCGCCCAGGCTGGTCACGACCAGGTCCCAGGTGTTGGATGTGTCGGTACGAACAAAGGCCGCCGACAGCACGTGGCTGATGCCCTGGCTGTCGTAGATTTCCATGTTGGTGTTGCGGATGGCGTTTCCACCGGCCGACAGGAGCGTGAAGTAGTTGGGCAACTCGAACGTGGCGCCGGTGCAACTAAGCGACAAGTCGGTCTTGCTGTATCCTGCCGAGACGTCGCTCATGCGGATTTCGCCGTTGGACATCGAGGCCAGCGACCATCGCGCGGTCGGGTCGCTTGGGTCGGCAAAGGCATTGGTCACCGCATTGAGCAGGTCGCCTATCGTGCTGCCGGCCCCGCCGGTGACCAGCCGGTTGAAAGCCGTGGGCAGCGTGAACTCGCCGTCGCCGTTGTAGGTGATGGTCATGGTCGTTTCGCTGGCCCCGGCGGCGTCGTCGGTCAGCAGGATCTTGCCGTCGACCAGCGTGGCGGTGGCGCCGCTGTAGGCGGCGTTGATCTCGGCCAGCAGCGTCGCCATCGTGTCGGCGGCGCCATAGGTGTACGTGCGGCTGATCGACGTGCCGTCGGCATCAGTGCCGGAGATGGTGAACGTCTCGCCGACGGTGAGCGTGTCGGCCTGGTCCAGGGCGGACAAGGCCGTTGCAGCCACGGCAGCGACACCGCCGGCGGTGTAACCCACCAGCGAGGAGAGCAGGTTGGTGGTGGCCCCGACGGTGGCGGTGAAGGTGCTGCTGACTGTCGAGCCGTCTCGCCGCGTTCCGTTGATCGAGATCGTATCGCCGGTCGAGAGCCCGCTGACCTGGTCGACTTCGGCCAGCAGGGTGTCCGCCGAAATCACCGCGCCGTCTTTGGTGTACTGGGTGCCGCTGGTGAGGATCGTGGTGGTAGGGTCCGACTCCTCGGCGGAGAGGTTTCCGGTGAACGTCAGCGACTCGGTCTGCTTGGCCGGAAGAGCCACGTCGTAAGGAATTCGGATATCGTTGCTGGAGGCGTTCTGGAATCCGTCGGCGACGCCTTCGCTGCCAATGCGCTGCACGCGGTTGCCCGTGCCCGGGTCAACGAGGTAGAACTGGGAATCGACCGCAAAACCGCCCACACGCGTGTAGACCAGGCGGGACCCGTCATTGAGGGCGAAATACCCCGCGCCCTCGATCGCCATGTCCAGCGGCTGACCGGTGCTGATCAGCGAACCCTGGTTCATGTTGCGGTCGATGCTGGCCACCTGCACGCCGCTGCCGACCTGCATGGGGTTCGTGCCGCCGGTGGTGGCCGAGGGCTGACCGGCTTCCTGAAGCGTCTGGCTGAGCAGTTCGGCGAACGTCACGCGGCTGGCCTTGAAGGCGCTGGTGTTGACGTTGGCCAGGTTGTTGCCCGCCACGTCCAGCATGCGCTGATGGGCCTGGAGTCCGGAAATTCCTGACAATAGCGAATTACTCATCGTTCACCTCGTGCGTTAGTCTGCAATAGCCTGGATCTGGTCCAGCGTGAGGGTTCTCTGACCGGCCTGCACCACCGCCTCGCCGGCGACAATCCCGGACCCCGTGACGCGAGCCCAGACCGCCGTGTCCGATCCTTCCGGCAGGTACGCCACGGCCTTGCCGATCAGGGCGGTGGCCTGCGAAAGCTGCTGCGACGCCAGCACCTTCGAGAAGGTGCTGTTCATCGTTTCCATCTGCTGCAGTTGCGAAAGCTGGGCGAGCTGGCTGGCCATCTGGTCGTTATTCATCGGCTCCAGCGGGTTCTGGTTCTGCAACTGCGCCACCAGCAGCTTCATGTAGTTAGCCTGGATCGTGCTGGCGTTCTGTATAGCGGTCGTGGCCATGGCGTTCCTATATCCAGAGATTGACTGATCCGTCGCCGGCATGGGCGACCGGAGCGGCGGCGGCATCGAGCTCTTGCGCCGGCTCGACCGCTCCCGAGGCGGATTCGGCGTCGGTCCAGCCGCCTTGCTGCGACGCCGATTGCTGCCAGGCGTTGTGCCCGCCGGTGAACTGCCATGACGGCGAGCCGCTGTCGGAATCGGTGCTCATGCGCAATTCGATCTGCCGCACATTGAGCCCCGTCGAGGCCAGGCGGTCGATCAGGCTGGGCGTCTCCTGGCGAAGATGCTCGAGCGTGGCGGGATTATTCACCTCCACCACTGCGCGAATCTCGCTGCCCCGCGCGTGAAGCGACAGGCGGATCGCCCCAAGCTCAGGCGGGTCCAGCGCCACCGTCACCCGCTGTGAAGAAAACCGCTGCTCCACGACCGCCGAGACGATCTGCTGCCCGACCCCCACTGTTGCAGCGCTGGCCAACGCCGTAACATTGGCGACCGGCGCCACAGGAACGGGCGACGCCTGCACCGCCGCGACGGCAGATGCATGTGCGCCCGGGCCTGGCTCGGCCGCTGATGCGAGTTTCAGAATGCTCGCGGCCGAATCTTTCGGTTTGTTAATTGCCCGCGGCTGGGCAACGACCTGCTGGGCCCGGGGCGTCAGTTCAGCACTTGCGGTCTGGACGGCGCCGGTGCGCGGGGCAGGTTTGGACCGCTGGACCGGTTCTTCGCCCTGGGCGTTCTGCACAGGCGCCTGCTGCTCAGGAAGCGCCTGTTCCGACATCGGGGCCTGGGTCTGCGGTGCTTCGACGGGTTGCATCGCGGCTGTCGCCTGGGTCGCGGTCTCCGCCGGCAACGCCGGCCTTGCCGCTTGCGGTGCAGCGTCCATCGATTCGCCCGCCGCCGCAACATCCACCCCCCGGCGCTGCAGATGCGCAACTTGCGGGTTTGCTGCACCGACGGCAATGGGAATCTCCGTCACGGACAGCGTGGTTTCCGCGGCCGATGGCTCCGTGTGTTCCACAGGAATCTCCGGCGGCGTTTGAACACCTGTCACGAGGGCGGCCGGGGTTGCTTCAGTTTGAGGCGAAGCCGCCGGAGCCTGCACGGGGGCAAGCGCCGCGGCGGGCACAGCGATGCGCTGTTGCGAAACCGCCGGCACAGCCTCCGGCGCCGCGGGCACTTCAGCAACAACCTGCATGCGGTTGAGCAACGTCTGGAACGGACTTTCTACCGGCGCCGGGACCATCGCTGCCGGTGCGGCAGCATCGTCGCTGTCCTTGGGCGCCGGCTTCGGGCTTGCAGTGATTTTGCTCTTGCGCGGGCGGCTGGCGTCGGAGGCGTCGCCGCAAGAGCCGTCAGTTGGCCCCGGCGCAGGCTGCTCGTCTGGCGGTTGGTCGCCCGCAAGCGCGTGCGGCTCATCGCCCCGCGACGACCGACGCTCCCCGCGCCCAGCGGCCGAGACCGGTTTCTGGGCCAGCGTCTGGCCGAGGTTGCTCATTAATAGATCAGCGATAGTCATTCCACCAGACCTCAAGCAATCGACGTGCCAAAGGAGAGATCTCTCGCTGAACCGGCTGGGGATTGGAAATCATGAAATCCGGCCAACGCGTTCTTCGCCAACGGCCGGACGATCTTGCCGCAACCCGGCAAAATCTTCCGGGTATGCGTGCAGACATCGCATCGCGTCAGATTCGTTGATCCGTGAACGCCTCCAACGCCGCCACGGCATTGGCGGTGGGCGTCTCGCTCTGCAGGCTCTTGGCGGCCGCAAGTATGTACCCGCCGCCACTACCCATTTCGCGACAGAGGCGGCGGACCTCGGCGGTCACCTGCTCAGGCGTGCCGAAGGGCATGGTGCTCTGGCTGCCCAGGCAGCCCCAGAAGGTCAGCTTGCCGCCCCAGCGTTTCTTGAGGGCGTAGGGGTTCATCCCCCGCGCTTCCGGCTGGCAGCTTTCCAGCACGTCCAGGCCGATTTCCACCAGGTCGTCCATGATGTCGACGATGCTGCCGCAGCAATGCGTGAAGACCTTCTTGCCGTGCGAGTGTACGCGGTCGTAGATGCGCGCCCAGCGCGGCTTCATGAATCGCCGCCAGCGGTCCGGGCCGATGATCACGCCGCGCTGGTCGCCCCAGTCGTCGCCGAAGAGGACGCCGTCCACCGGCAGTTGCGTGCAGGTGCGGTCGACAAAATCCAGGTACAGCAGTGTGATCCGTTCGAGCAGTTCCTCGTAGAAATCCTCCTCGGCGGCGCAGTCCATCAGGATGTTCTCGAACCCGCGCAGGCCCCAGCTCGTCTCCATGAGCCCCCACCAGATGCAGCCCAAACGGTAGAGGTCCTGGTTGGCCTGGCAGTCGGCCTTGATCGACGCCAGGTCGGCGTCCTTGACGTAGAACCGCTGCGGCGCAGGCCAATCGAAGCCTTCAAACGACGGCCGCGACATCGCGGGCTCTTCCAGGTGCATGGGCGTGCCCATCTTCCAGATGGACCCGAACAGGTCTCGGCTGAGGCCCTGTGCCGGATCGCCGATGGGGTCCTTGTGCATGTAGTCGACAGCGTAGGTATAGAGAAAGTAGTTCTTGAGCCGCTTGCGCCACTGGGGCGAGCCGAAATGCTCATCCATCCGCTGCGCGACCGGCTCATCGATCGACAGCAGATACGGCACCGGGCGCACTTCCTGATGGTCGATGGCGGCGGCAATGGCTTCTCTTGGCGTCATAGGAACAGGCTCCTGATCTGGAGCGGATCATACCGCTTCCTGCGGCACAAGCAAAGACCTCGCGATGCGGCACTTTCTGGGGTAAGGCGGTTCCACTCCAGCAACGGCGGGTTATAATGCTGGCGAAATCGTCGCCCATCGGGCGTCGCCTGTCTCAGATACAAGGAGCTATACATGCTGTCAGCCACATGTCCGTCCTGCGGAGCTGCTTTGAAAGTCCCCGACACC is drawn from Planctomycetaceae bacterium and contains these coding sequences:
- a CDS encoding flagellar basal body P-ring protein FlgI codes for the protein MTRNSTWWAAAGMAAVLIAAGTARAERIKDIVDIKGVRGNPVWGYGLVIGLNGTGDNSIASKRALANVLRRTGLVLSPDDVASKNIASVLVTADLPPFARSGGKIDVTVSAIGNCGSLQGGTLLMTELVAADGQPYAVASGQLSVGGFGASGAAASVSKNHPTVGRIPNGGTIERDEVAVFVREGFMTLQLRNPDFATAQAIATAINEKYPQAAAAIDAAAVRVSLPKDAKPETVTEMVTAIEALSVTVDTPAVVVIDSRNGTIVVGENVSISAVAIAHGNLAIVTQEKEMVSQPSPFAKTGNTEKVKRTQIDVVEEKGTLNVLRRKVSVSELARALNALGMTPRDLISIFEALRQAGALQAELKVI
- a CDS encoding rod-binding protein is translated as MPSIPISVLPPQAMPQIAAAGARQHDKAVVEAAKSFESILLTQLVQEMGNTVEDGGMLEETGGKQVMDMFYYHLAQDLSSKGGLGLWKSIARQIAPSQAAAAEVRP
- the flgA gene encoding flagellar basal body P-ring formation chaperone FlgA, translating into MNFMALCLVALAAGEPSRDVRIHLPREISVACRQLTLGDVGVVSCDNATLREALRALPLGRSPLAQEVLTIEQALVRSRVACSNLQTGQVTVTGADRVSVRRKEQVIKADTLVEQARAFLAQLPELGTWTWRVSTRPQDLTLPSSESLKYQARLDSYAAGLAHLRVAVSGPQGDLAEIEVVFKRIFTVRRWVAVRDIAAGEALTQENLRIEEQEVSAAVEAYVPPATALASQPIAKGTAIRSSLVRQAKPEVLVRRNQAVTMRIVGEGFTVSAMGQALEDGYEGQYIKVRNVDSKRIVSGIVLADASVQPQTSEVRR
- the flgK gene encoding flagellar hook-associated protein FlgK, which produces MSSYLIGLTGLRVAQQSLDLVGTNITNATTPGYNRQELQIASLELSRQGKISLGGAEVVAVKRCVDELLQRQILQQTTRLGQADQRTSILQTIESALGGLDSNSLGSAMDQFTSALSELSTDPNSPALRQQVIWSADGMASQFRNLSGFLSDLRRQLFSQVSVLSEQVNSLTQQIAIANGQIGQVLFAGGGGNLIQDNRDQAVAELAELIGVEAQIQPGGTVQNVLAMGTPLVLGSHAVEIESGIGVGNTIGVTIKGAGNLQTDVDGGRIGALLTLANDYIPALQARLDSLAGQLISDINQLHSQGVGTTGGFTQVTGQSVDDGPIAAALNNVSPGSFFIRVTNEATGQVTRHEISVDPQHDSMAGIVARLDALDNITASRFNGAMNITAADGYTFDFLPALSVRPDSSAITGTAEAAVSGLYSGSSNEVYTCTVSGSGQVGATDGLRVVVTNAAGAVVKTLNVGTGYASLDRIEIGQGVFLSMGPGTLNNGDSFTIAALADSDTSGLLAAAGINTFFNGTGAADIAVRQELMNDPRSLALAIGQGAVDGANLQRMIERVSQPHAALDNVAAEEYLQQIVTGVGQDVFTGTATQKSLAQVVGLLADQREGVSGVDVNEEAAKMLMFQRMYQAVSKFIAAQDKALSFLMDVL
- the flgF gene encoding flagellar basal-body rod protein FlgF, which gives rise to MADAVGTTSSCLDGLSESYRTIAHNLANAGTVGFKRGQPVFMEVLAGRMEGQAAQVVGKVAVDFSPGAMTYTGRPTDLGIGGSGFFVIETSGGELYTRNGTFTLDSTRHLVDTQGRIVAGRNGPITLPPNAAASDVAVSPDGAVSAGGQSVGQLKIVEIAKLAQLKPVGGGCFALPKDAEVAPAKDPKVQQGFQEASNVNPVEEMVGLISIARLYEANVKTIKAVDDRLDSLTRVVL
- a CDS encoding flagellar basal body L-ring protein FlgH, with the translated sequence MKIRVALLMVAALLGAACPCGADSIYARATRRGVSTVTTDDTARKVGDSLTVQIAEISEVSNTTNNTMEKTTSRAAKMSGTVKLGNMLGAWAEKIFGLKDIEDKTYVAPTVDLSASSGNKFDGKSDYGSNRSIADSITVTVYDVHPNGNLVIMGTRKRQVGGNVQYVQISGIVRLSDITYANTISSAKIAEFQFVTYDRGQSDTFVRPGWLDAILNVISPS
- the flgG gene encoding flagellar basal-body rod protein FlgG, producing the protein MLRAFSTSATGMSAQQMIVDTIANNLANINTVGFKRSQMDFQDLMYLRLSEAGRETASGVTAPTGLDIGSGVRPNSSLKVYTQGEMENTGRNLDLAIEGDGFFQVSAGGQTRFTRDGALRTNADGQLVTANGYTLEPAITIPNNARSVSVGRDGTVSVFTGSSNTATVVGTISVVRFANPSGLSNEGGNLLSETPASGSAIVGTAGSDGVGAIQQGFLERSNVQMVTELVSLITAQRAYEINSRAIKAGDDMLRTANGLIS